The Candidatus Saccharibacteria bacterium oral taxon 488 genome has a segment encoding these proteins:
- the rpmB gene encoding 50S ribosomal protein L28: MVSRCELTGKGKQYGHNVSFSLRRTKRTFKPNLQKKTLVVDGQKVTLVLSTQAIRTLKKKGLLRPIQTKTA, encoded by the coding sequence ATGGTATCACGATGCGAACTAACCGGCAAAGGCAAGCAATACGGTCACAACGTTAGCTTTTCCCTTCGCCGTACCAAGCGCACTTTTAAGCCAAACCTACAGAAGAAAACTCTTGTAGTAGATGGTCAAAAAGTCACGTTGGTTCTGAGTACTCAAGCAATTCGTACTCTTAAAAAGAAAGGGCTGTTACGCCCGATACAGACAAAAACCGCCTAA
- a CDS encoding site-2 protease family protein, which yields MVIMDLAYLGMVLVVILVSMTLHEAMHAFMGYFLGDDTAKAEGRLTLNPLKHIDPFMTLLLPLLLAMLGLPIFGGARPVPFNPQRVRHGEWGAAFVALAGPLTNLFLAFLAFGVGVVSGVITSGGLIQNTLVGQIISLVVLVNLGFFVFNMLLLPPLDGSRVLYALAPEGVRRGMEWIERYGVMVVFIIIMIGQAAIGRIMTFATNGIIQFFCVIFGV from the coding sequence ATGGTAATTATGGATTTGGCATATTTAGGTATGGTCTTGGTGGTCATTCTCGTCTCAATGACGCTACACGAGGCGATGCATGCGTTTATGGGCTATTTCCTTGGAGATGATACAGCCAAGGCAGAGGGGCGGCTGACATTAAACCCGCTGAAGCATATTGATCCGTTCATGACGCTTTTGCTGCCATTATTACTAGCTATGCTAGGGCTGCCAATTTTTGGTGGTGCTCGACCGGTGCCATTTAATCCTCAGCGCGTACGACACGGTGAATGGGGCGCAGCGTTTGTAGCGCTTGCTGGGCCACTGACTAATTTGTTTTTAGCGTTTTTAGCGTTTGGCGTGGGTGTCGTCAGCGGGGTTATTACTAGCGGCGGGCTGATTCAAAATACATTAGTGGGGCAAATCATTAGCCTCGTCGTGTTGGTTAATTTAGGTTTTTTCGTGTTTAATATGTTGCTGCTGCCACCACTTGATGGGTCGCGGGTGCTGTACGCGCTTGCTCCAGAGGGTGTGCGCCGTGGCATGGAGTGGATTGAGCGCTACGGGGTAATGGTGGTGTTCATTATCATTATGATCGGACAGGCGGCAATTGGGCGAATTATGACGTTTGCTACGAACGGTATTATCCAATTCTTTTGCGTGATTTTTGGTGTATAA
- the rplT gene encoding 50S ribosomal protein L20 has translation MRVKRGVPGHAKHKKILKAAKGMQHNRTRSFRLAKQGVIRALQYAYRDRRNKKRDLRSLWITRINAAARREGATYGRLMAALRAKNIELDRKVLAELAVNEPTAFTAIVKAAL, from the coding sequence ATGAGGGTGAAACGAGGCGTCCCTGGACACGCAAAGCACAAGAAAATTCTAAAAGCCGCTAAAGGCATGCAGCACAATCGAACTCGTAGTTTTCGCTTAGCGAAGCAGGGGGTAATTAGAGCTCTGCAATATGCCTACCGTGATCGACGCAATAAAAAACGAGACCTCCGCAGCCTGTGGATTACCCGCATTAATGCAGCCGCTCGCCGAGAGGGCGCAACGTACGGTAGGCTCATGGCTGCTCTCAGGGCAAAGAATATTGAGCTTGATCGAAAAGTGTTGGCAGAGTTAGCCGTTAACGAACCTACGGCCTTTACCGCGATTGTTAAAGCAGCACTATAA
- the rpmI gene encoding 50S ribosomal protein L35 has protein sequence MPKLKTHKGTAKRIKLTSSGKLTRQRAFGGHFLAKKSKSRKRAINTTAKVTGSMAKNARRAMGV, from the coding sequence ATGCCAAAACTAAAGACCCACAAAGGTACCGCGAAGCGCATTAAGTTAACGAGCTCTGGCAAGTTAACTCGTCAACGTGCATTTGGCGGTCACTTCTTAGCCAAGAAGTCAAAAAGCCGTAAGCGGGCAATTAATACAACAGCAAAGGTAACAGGCTCGATGGCAAAAAATGCCCGACGAGCAATGGGAGTTTAA
- a CDS encoding translation initiation factor IF-3, with product MRINGAIRARELRVVGSDGEQLGIMSLRDALQAAEDAGLDLVEISPNANPPVAKIIDWGKFQYQKIKDQQRNKRAAKVGDLKQMRFGLKIGAGDLEVKLRKIRDFLANGHKVRIQVVYKGREMAHKEIGYELIQKITDQLEEEAILEQKPQMAGRNLSVVIRSK from the coding sequence ATTCGTATCAACGGAGCGATCCGTGCTCGGGAACTGCGCGTTGTTGGTTCTGATGGTGAACAGCTGGGGATAATGTCCCTGCGCGACGCCCTTCAGGCGGCGGAGGATGCGGGACTTGATCTCGTTGAAATATCACCAAATGCCAATCCACCAGTCGCCAAGATTATTGACTGGGGCAAGTTCCAATATCAGAAGATCAAAGACCAGCAGCGCAACAAGCGCGCGGCAAAAGTCGGCGATCTTAAGCAAATGCGCTTTGGCCTGAAGATTGGCGCTGGCGACCTCGAAGTCAAGCTGCGCAAAATACGGGACTTTCTCGCCAATGGACACAAGGTCCGTATCCAAGTCGTTTATAAGGGTCGCGAGATGGCGCATAAAGAAATCGGCTACGAATTGATCCAAAAAATCACTGATCAGCTTGAGGAGGAAGCAATTCTGGAACAAAAGCCTCAGATGGCTGGTCGCAATCTGAGTGTGGTAATAAGGAGTAAATAA
- a CDS encoding YifB family Mg chelatase-like AAA ATPase translates to MVSKVASATPYGFHGQLIEIEGDISQGLPGLQIVGLGNKAIDESRDRVRSAIKNSLLDFPKGKITINLAPAELPKDGTQFDLPIALAILCLGKQLPQTALEGALFAGELALDGSLRPIRSAITIAETAKQHGISTIYLPASNSKQALLIPNITIIPINNLTELFLHLKQEKLIQPAVKTKQQYRQKKRGIIIDDIRGQEQAKRAVAIAVAGRHNILLSGPPGSGKTMLARALNSLLPPLSDAEIIEVTKLHNLDGNQVSHDIVTDRPFRTPHHTASRISMIGGGAKATPGEISLAHHGTLFLDELLEYPRTTLESLRQPLEDKQITISRAQGKYYYPANFMLVATMNPCPCGYLGDPEKSCRCSSTQILNYQKRLSGPLLDRIDLTINVSRVAHKDLLSRNSSSDPQQKQFENMIKIARTLQTNRYGNSNKYNADIDGSSVDKITVLTTEVKQFLLAAAKKLDLSARGYFKVIKVARTIADLESSLEITIPHVAESLQYRQIIPT, encoded by the coding sequence ATGGTTAGCAAGGTAGCTTCAGCGACACCATATGGCTTTCACGGTCAGCTTATTGAAATTGAAGGCGACATATCACAAGGACTACCTGGACTACAAATCGTCGGACTCGGCAACAAAGCAATCGATGAATCACGTGATCGCGTTCGCAGCGCCATCAAAAACTCATTACTCGATTTTCCAAAAGGCAAAATTACCATCAACCTCGCCCCGGCGGAACTGCCAAAAGACGGTACGCAATTTGACCTACCGATAGCCCTCGCAATTCTCTGCCTTGGCAAGCAACTTCCTCAAACCGCCCTGGAGGGAGCGCTATTTGCTGGTGAATTGGCACTCGATGGTAGTCTTCGCCCTATTCGCTCGGCCATCACCATCGCCGAAACCGCCAAACAACACGGTATCTCAACCATATACCTACCGGCCTCTAACAGCAAACAAGCCCTGCTCATCCCCAACATTACTATCATCCCCATCAATAATCTAACGGAATTATTCCTCCACCTCAAACAAGAAAAACTCATCCAACCCGCAGTAAAAACAAAGCAGCAATATCGCCAAAAGAAACGCGGCATCATCATTGATGACATCCGCGGCCAGGAGCAAGCCAAGCGAGCCGTCGCCATTGCCGTCGCGGGTAGGCACAATATTTTGCTGTCCGGACCACCGGGATCCGGCAAGACCATGCTAGCACGCGCACTCAATTCACTCCTGCCGCCGCTATCTGACGCTGAAATTATCGAGGTGACAAAACTCCACAATCTTGACGGCAATCAAGTTAGTCATGATATCGTTACCGACCGACCGTTTCGCACACCACACCACACCGCAAGCCGCATATCAATGATTGGTGGTGGCGCAAAGGCCACGCCCGGCGAAATTAGTCTCGCGCACCACGGCACACTGTTCTTAGACGAATTATTAGAATATCCACGGACGACATTGGAGTCGCTTCGTCAGCCGCTTGAGGATAAGCAGATCACAATTTCCCGCGCCCAAGGTAAATACTACTATCCCGCCAATTTTATGTTAGTTGCCACGATGAACCCTTGTCCATGTGGTTATCTGGGCGATCCAGAAAAAAGTTGCCGTTGCTCATCGACTCAAATCTTGAACTATCAGAAACGATTATCCGGCCCGCTCCTTGATCGTATTGATCTAACAATCAATGTTTCCCGCGTCGCACATAAAGATTTATTGTCCCGTAATTCATCGTCGGATCCACAACAAAAACAGTTTGAAAATATGATTAAGATAGCTCGTACACTACAAACTAACAGATACGGTAATAGTAATAAATACAACGCTGATATAGATGGCAGTAGTGTTGATAAAATAACTGTACTAACGACTGAGGTTAAGCAATTTCTCCTTGCAGCCGCCAAAAAGCTTGACCTAAGCGCTCGTGGCTATTTCAAAGTTATCAAGGTTGCCCGCACTATCGCTGATCTTGAGTCATCACTAGAAATAACCATTCCTCATGTCGCCGAAAGCCTACAATACCGGCAGATTATCCCGACCTAG